One segment of Magnetospirillum sp. WYHS-4 DNA contains the following:
- a CDS encoding pyrimidine 5'-nucleotidase yields MLSPTDLRRAAAWVFDLDNTLYPASCDLFARIDERMKAWIADFLGVDHEEAFRVQKLYFREYGTTLRGLMDRHGVEPEPYLDYVHDIDVSAVQPNPRLGRALAALPGRKLVFTNGSVRHARRVTDRLGVTHLFETVFDIASADYVPKPDPAVYRQLVADHDLDPSGTVMVEDMARNLEPAAAMGMTTVWVDAGTPWSREGSDQPYVHYAAGDLTGWLAGIADV; encoded by the coding sequence ATGCTCAGTCCCACCGATCTCCGCCGTGCCGCCGCCTGGGTGTTCGATCTGGACAACACCCTCTATCCCGCCTCCTGCGACCTGTTCGCTCGCATCGACGAACGAATGAAGGCCTGGATCGCCGATTTCCTGGGGGTCGACCACGAGGAGGCCTTCCGGGTCCAGAAGCTCTACTTCCGGGAATACGGCACCACGCTACGGGGCCTGATGGACCGCCACGGGGTGGAGCCCGAGCCCTATCTGGATTACGTCCACGACATCGACGTCTCGGCGGTGCAGCCCAATCCCCGGCTGGGACGAGCCTTGGCGGCCCTGCCGGGGCGCAAGCTGGTCTTCACCAACGGCTCGGTCCGCCATGCCAGGAGGGTCACCGACCGGCTGGGCGTCACCCACCTGTTCGAGACGGTGTTCGACATCGCCTCCGCCGACTACGTCCCCAAGCCCGACCCCGCGGTCTACCGCCAGTTGGTGGCCGACCACGATCTCGACCCGTCCGGTACCGTGATGGTCGAGGACATGGCCCGCAACCTGGAGCCGGCGGCGGCCATGGGCATGACCACGGTCTGGGTGGACGCGGGAACCCCCTGGAGCCGAGAGGGCTCGGACCAGCCCTACGTCCATTACG